The proteins below come from a single Phycisphaeraceae bacterium genomic window:
- a CDS encoding sigma-70 family RNA polymerase sigma factor, translating into MIGQSVSTKDALQSELQLYMREINQVPLLSPEEERELAWAIINDNCQVSRERMIRANLRLVVAIAKNYTNRGLLLTDLIEEGNIGLLRAVEGFDPAQGARFSTYASWWIKQSIKRALINASQPIHIPAYMVELIAKWKEAARSLEGRLGHPPSMEQLAEAMDLPLKKVKIIRRAVKAFRTPAQEPGGRDSDLLGLSELVVDSRDGTAEEKTLLREELGTLKRLLDTIDVREAQILRMRFGLDGQEPLTLKQISEEVGISRERVRQIVDEALTKLNSRLSADKPSQFFRRPNEALGEESPRLRLREANESA; encoded by the coding sequence ATGATCGGTCAATCTGTATCGACCAAGGACGCGCTGCAATCAGAGTTGCAGCTGTACATGCGTGAAATCAACCAGGTTCCGCTCCTGAGTCCTGAAGAGGAACGGGAACTGGCGTGGGCGATTATCAACGACAATTGCCAGGTTTCGCGTGAGAGAATGATCCGCGCGAATCTGCGACTGGTCGTTGCGATCGCGAAAAACTACACCAATCGCGGGTTGCTGCTGACCGACCTCATCGAAGAGGGCAACATCGGTCTGCTGCGTGCGGTTGAGGGGTTTGATCCGGCCCAGGGCGCGAGGTTCAGCACCTATGCGTCGTGGTGGATCAAGCAGAGCATCAAGCGAGCTCTGATCAACGCCAGCCAGCCGATTCACATTCCGGCATACATGGTGGAGTTGATTGCCAAGTGGAAGGAAGCCGCGCGGTCGCTCGAAGGGCGTCTGGGGCATCCGCCATCAATGGAGCAACTGGCCGAGGCGATGGATCTCCCCCTCAAGAAGGTCAAGATCATCCGTCGCGCCGTCAAGGCGTTCCGCACTCCGGCCCAGGAGCCGGGCGGGCGGGACAGCGATCTGCTCGGCCTGAGCGAGTTGGTCGTGGATAGCCGCGACGGAACGGCTGAAGAAAAGACACTGCTGCGCGAGGAACTTGGAACGCTCAAGCGACTGCTCGACACCATCGACGTGCGCGAAGCCCAGATTCTGCGGATGCGGTTCGGTCTGGACGGGCAGGAACCTCTGACTTTGAAGCAGATTTCCGAGGAAGTAGGCATCAGCCGCGAACGTGTCAGGCAGATCGTCGACGAAGCCCTGACGAAACTGAACTCGCGTCTGTCGGCCGACAAGCCGAGCCAGTTCTTCAGACGCCCGAATGAGGCACTCGGGGAAGAAT
- a CDS encoding UvrB/UvrC motif-containing protein, whose translation MNNDLTSMLDEWPFEPGQINVRIIEGVDGLPRLQVRLDLGIIQMHVNGRPDGQRPFGFPSLLDYFEARLDEGSVPPDESDEPDPESDGEPISPVTLTPEDCKSLRDEALQYYHRYIALLVLEDYEGVVRDTTRNLRVLDLCAQYAADDTDQTALEQFRAYIIMMRARALASHALQSEEPKAALLAIDDGIEALRKCFEQQNREGDFENSSEVQLLRSMRGALIPQLPVSQKAELRQRLAEAIAQENYELAAILRDELKMLKE comes from the coding sequence ATGAACAATGACCTAACATCTATGCTCGACGAATGGCCCTTCGAACCCGGACAGATCAACGTCCGCATCATCGAAGGCGTCGACGGTCTCCCGCGGCTTCAGGTCCGGCTCGACCTGGGCATCATTCAGATGCACGTCAATGGCCGCCCCGATGGTCAACGCCCCTTCGGCTTCCCGAGCCTTCTCGATTATTTCGAAGCCCGTCTCGATGAAGGTTCCGTTCCTCCCGACGAATCCGATGAACCAGACCCTGAATCGGACGGCGAACCAATCTCTCCCGTTACGCTCACGCCCGAAGATTGCAAATCCCTTCGCGACGAAGCGCTTCAGTATTACCACCGATACATCGCGTTGCTTGTGCTCGAAGATTACGAGGGCGTCGTCCGCGACACAACCCGCAATCTGCGCGTGCTCGACCTGTGCGCCCAGTATGCTGCTGACGACACCGACCAGACTGCCCTCGAACAGTTTCGTGCCTACATCATCATGATGCGTGCTCGCGCGCTGGCGAGTCACGCGTTGCAATCCGAAGAACCCAAAGCCGCCCTCCTCGCCATCGACGACGGCATCGAAGCCCTCCGCAAGTGCTTCGAGCAACAAAACCGCGAGGGCGATTTTGAGAACTCGAGCGAAGTCCAACTGCTCCGCTCGATGCGCGGGGCGCTGATCCCCCAACTTCCCGTGAGCCAGAAGGCCGAACTCCGCCAGCGCCTTGCCGAAGCCATTGCTCAGGAGAACTACGAACTGGCTGCCATTCTCCGCGACGAACTCAAGATGCTCAAGGAATAA
- a CDS encoding FAD-dependent oxidoreductase: MSNLYARLARRFGQTPTNRQRRDFLKHSAVLGAAALLSTGFISCAGSRRSILLSTRPRTTANPMRIAIVGGGFAGLACAHELHAIGHDITVFEARRRVGGRVLSLDEVVPGTRVEGGAELIGTNHPTWAAYANRFGLTFSEIDEGDDLDTPIVIDGSVMLADESEALFHEMERIAAKLSRLARAINPHEPWKSRNASALDEQSLAGWLDSIGGDATALRAFRAMLEGDNACPAERQSLLGVLAAIAGGGYEKYWTESEVYRCAQGNDALAAALAEPLGSRVHRETPVTAIERQPDGRMLVSAAGDRGSTFDHVVLAVPPTVWERITINPTLPDSLRPQIGDATKHLFRVSGQFWRDQGLAAWSLSNGLYSWSWEGTDGKIAPDAPADTARCFTLFAGGPPSSAVRALAPAERTDAVITDLERAYSAFRPSWLGQQWFMDWPSDPWTRGGYSSAAPGEITAVAPRLREGMPGLSFAGEHCSTAFPGYMEGALESGVRTAREIEARSASATR; this comes from the coding sequence ATGTCGAACCTGTACGCGCGCCTCGCTCGCCGTTTTGGCCAAACACCCACAAATCGCCAGCGGCGCGACTTCCTCAAGCACTCTGCCGTGCTCGGTGCCGCAGCTCTGCTCTCAACCGGATTCATTTCATGCGCCGGGTCGCGTCGGTCCATCCTGCTCTCGACGCGCCCGCGCACGACCGCAAATCCGATGCGGATTGCTATCGTCGGTGGTGGATTCGCGGGGCTGGCATGCGCACACGAACTGCACGCCATCGGCCACGACATCACCGTTTTCGAAGCCCGGAGGCGCGTCGGTGGCCGCGTGCTCTCGCTTGATGAAGTCGTCCCCGGAACACGAGTCGAAGGCGGCGCAGAACTCATCGGCACCAATCATCCGACCTGGGCTGCCTACGCCAACCGCTTCGGCCTCACATTCAGCGAAATCGACGAAGGAGACGACCTCGACACGCCGATCGTCATCGATGGCAGCGTCATGCTCGCCGATGAATCCGAAGCACTCTTCCACGAGATGGAACGTATCGCCGCGAAACTGTCCCGACTCGCCCGCGCGATCAATCCGCACGAGCCTTGGAAAAGCCGCAACGCCTCAGCCCTCGACGAGCAATCCCTCGCAGGCTGGCTCGACAGCATCGGGGGCGACGCCACGGCGTTGCGTGCATTCCGCGCCATGCTCGAAGGCGACAACGCCTGTCCTGCCGAACGGCAGTCGCTTCTGGGCGTGCTCGCTGCCATCGCAGGAGGGGGCTACGAGAAATACTGGACCGAGTCCGAGGTCTATCGCTGCGCCCAGGGCAACGACGCTCTCGCAGCCGCCCTTGCCGAACCGCTTGGGAGCCGCGTGCATCGCGAAACGCCTGTCACGGCCATCGAACGCCAGCCCGACGGCCGCATGCTCGTCTCGGCTGCCGGCGACCGAGGCTCAACATTCGATCATGTCGTGCTTGCGGTACCGCCGACGGTCTGGGAACGCATCACAATCAACCCCACACTCCCCGATTCGCTCCGCCCGCAGATCGGCGACGCAACCAAACATCTCTTCCGCGTGAGCGGCCAGTTCTGGCGCGACCAAGGCCTCGCCGCATGGTCACTGAGCAACGGGCTCTATTCGTGGTCATGGGAGGGCACCGATGGCAAGATCGCCCCCGATGCACCCGCCGACACCGCCCGCTGTTTCACACTCTTCGCCGGCGGGCCACCATCATCAGCCGTCCGCGCTCTCGCCCCAGCCGAACGCACCGACGCCGTCATCACCGATCTCGAGCGAGCGTACAGCGCCTTCCGACCATCGTGGCTTGGACAGCAGTGGTTCATGGATTGGCCGAGCGACCCCTGGACCCGCGGCGGTTACTCCAGTGCCGCGCCCGGCGAAATCACCGCTGTTGCGCCGCGCCTGCGCGAAGGCATGCCCGGGCTGTCTTTCGCTGGCGAACACTGCTCCACAGCCTTCCCTGGCTATATGGAAGGCGCGCTCGAATCGGGCGTACGCACAGCACGCGAGATCGAAGCACGATCCGCATCCGCGACCCGTTGA
- the mnmG gene encoding tRNA uridine-5-carboxymethylaminomethyl(34) synthesis enzyme MnmG, which yields MHHEQHKVIVVGGGHAGVEAAWAAANALGESGTIALVTLDASRIGEMSCNPAIGGLAKGQLVREIDAMGGLMGLVADATGIMFKVLNTSRGSAVHGPRCQSDKQAYARAVRALVASRPEIVVVEGSVEELLIERGGRQADRHVSGVRVCSRDGALIEVRAPAVVVTTGTFMRGLMHTGTEQTSGGRFGEKAAVGISGSLEALGFELGRLKTGTPPRLSRASIAWDDLPLQEGDAQPRAFSDLSGTGALAKVDALPLGVVDRFPLIEQVACRQTRTSTEAHEVIRANLHRAPMFSGQILSAGPRYCPSIEDKVVRFADRPTHGVFLEPESLETDWVYCNGIATSLPKDVQDVIVRTMPGCERAEILRYGYAVEYDMVRPHQISATCMTKSVDGLFLAGQINGTSGYEEAAAQGLVAGINAVRWGRSEDAFVMGRDEGYIGVLMDDLVTKTPREPYRMFTSRAEYRLQLRADNAADRLTPVADRLGLLATTELGRARMRLFKERRQALDNAQRIVAESRVDGVALAEVMRRAEYERADAQRVLAGFEPGVIETVFADVRYEPYVERERREMKRQRELEHKLIPRSIDWSACHTLRNEARQALVRFQPDTFGQASRLEGVTPADLTLMRVLVEQSRK from the coding sequence ATGCATCATGAGCAGCACAAGGTGATCGTGGTCGGGGGCGGGCACGCGGGCGTCGAGGCTGCGTGGGCGGCTGCCAATGCTCTTGGCGAGTCTGGCACGATTGCACTCGTGACACTCGATGCCTCGCGCATCGGGGAGATGAGCTGCAACCCCGCAATCGGGGGTCTCGCCAAGGGGCAGTTGGTCCGCGAGATCGACGCCATGGGCGGGCTCATGGGGCTGGTGGCCGACGCCACGGGCATCATGTTCAAGGTGCTCAATACTTCGCGTGGGTCGGCAGTCCATGGCCCTCGATGCCAGAGCGACAAGCAGGCGTACGCCAGGGCCGTGCGCGCGCTGGTGGCCAGTCGTCCCGAAATCGTCGTCGTTGAAGGCTCAGTCGAGGAACTGCTGATCGAACGCGGCGGGCGGCAGGCGGATCGGCACGTTTCCGGTGTACGGGTTTGCAGCAGGGACGGAGCATTGATTGAAGTGCGCGCGCCAGCGGTGGTTGTGACGACGGGTACATTCATGCGCGGGCTCATGCACACCGGCACCGAACAGACCTCGGGCGGGCGTTTCGGCGAGAAAGCAGCAGTCGGCATCTCGGGCTCGCTTGAAGCACTCGGGTTCGAGCTGGGTCGGCTCAAGACAGGTACGCCGCCGAGGTTGAGCCGGGCGTCGATCGCGTGGGATGACTTGCCATTGCAGGAAGGCGATGCCCAGCCTCGCGCGTTCAGTGATTTGAGTGGCACTGGCGCGCTTGCGAAGGTTGATGCGTTGCCGCTCGGAGTGGTTGATCGGTTTCCGCTGATCGAGCAGGTCGCGTGTCGGCAGACGCGGACGTCGACTGAGGCGCATGAGGTGATTCGTGCGAATCTGCATCGGGCACCGATGTTCAGTGGCCAGATTCTTTCCGCCGGGCCGCGGTATTGCCCGAGCATCGAAGACAAGGTCGTGCGATTCGCCGACCGCCCGACGCATGGCGTGTTTCTTGAGCCCGAAAGTCTGGAGACGGACTGGGTGTATTGCAATGGCATCGCGACGAGTCTGCCGAAAGATGTTCAGGATGTGATTGTGCGCACGATGCCCGGGTGCGAGCGGGCGGAGATTCTGCGGTATGGGTATGCGGTGGAATACGACATGGTTCGGCCGCACCAGATCAGCGCGACGTGCATGACCAAGAGCGTCGATGGATTGTTTCTGGCCGGGCAGATCAATGGCACGAGCGGGTATGAGGAGGCTGCGGCACAGGGGCTCGTTGCGGGCATCAATGCGGTGCGGTGGGGGCGCAGCGAGGATGCGTTCGTGATGGGGCGCGATGAGGGGTACATCGGCGTGCTGATGGATGATCTGGTGACGAAGACCCCGCGCGAGCCGTATCGCATGTTCACAAGCCGGGCAGAGTATCGGTTGCAGTTGCGGGCCGACAATGCTGCTGATCGTCTGACTCCGGTGGCCGACAGGCTGGGGTTGCTCGCGACAACTGAACTTGGACGTGCGCGGATGAGGTTATTCAAGGAGCGGAGGCAGGCGCTCGATAACGCGCAGCGGATCGTTGCAGAGTCGCGCGTCGATGGTGTCGCGCTCGCAGAGGTCATGCGCCGCGCGGAGTACGAGCGGGCAGACGCGCAAAGAGTGCTCGCGGGTTTCGAGCCGGGCGTGATTGAGACTGTGTTTGCGGATGTGCGGTATGAGCCTTATGTCGAGCGTGAGCGACGCGAGATGAAGCGGCAGCGTGAACTCGAGCACAAGTTGATCCCGCGCAGTATCGACTGGAGCGCGTGTCACACGCTGCGCAATGAGGCCAGGCAGGCGCTGGTCAGGTTTCAGCCTGATACCTTCGGGCAGGCAAGCCGGCTCGAAGGCGTGACGCCAGCGGACTTGACGCTGATGAGGGTACTGGTCGAGCAGTCGCGGAAGTAA